The Methanoculleus thermophilus genome contains a region encoding:
- the cobT gene encoding nicotinate mononucleotide-dependent phosphoribosyltransferase CobT, whose protein sequence is MSRPFLSNDPQFRPKRPMMALILGNTLLSTIPGISGAGPTPEKTLLTPNLDAELVTTGAITSVSARPNTPTGCPTPASITRSMVELTGLAPIFINAGLVHPPTVPCLDVYGSPGGDPRKEDAVPQAAQLYERGEMIGRLLSQYSDFLMLGECVPGGTTTALCVLRALGYNASVSSAFAENPLGLKDSICREALARIEAAGVHEPLDILRATGDPMMPVAAGIASTYTGEIFFAGGTQMLAVAAILKGLHKRVPRLATTVYVRDDPSAGFVRSVADVGATAYFVDPNFGDIGHPGLARYCIGEVKEGTGAGGALMLAYLMGHKPEEITQKVYDFVRQYA, encoded by the coding sequence ATGGCGCTTATCCTCGGCAATACTCTGCTCTCCACCATCCCCGGCATATCCGGTGCCGGGCCGACCCCCGAAAAGACCCTGCTCACACCGAACCTGGACGCGGAACTCGTCACGACCGGCGCGATCACGAGCGTCTCGGCCAGGCCGAACACTCCTACCGGGTGCCCGACGCCGGCGAGCATCACCCGGTCAATGGTGGAGCTGACGGGCCTTGCTCCAATCTTCATCAATGCAGGGCTTGTCCATCCTCCAACCGTCCCCTGCCTGGACGTTTACGGGAGCCCGGGCGGCGACCCCCGGAAAGAGGATGCTGTGCCGCAGGCAGCGCAACTCTATGAGCGGGGTGAGATGATCGGGAGGCTCCTTTCGCAGTACAGCGACTTTTTGATGCTTGGCGAGTGTGTCCCCGGCGGCACCACCACTGCTCTCTGCGTCCTGCGGGCGCTCGGCTACAATGCCTCGGTCAGCAGCGCCTTTGCCGAGAACCCTCTCGGCCTGAAGGATTCTATCTGCAGGGAGGCGCTTGCCCGCATCGAGGCCGCCGGGGTCCACGAGCCGCTGGATATTCTCCGTGCTACGGGCGACCCCATGATGCCGGTGGCGGCGGGAATCGCAAGCACGTACACCGGAGAGATCTTCTTTGCCGGCGGGACCCAGATGCTTGCCGTCGCGGCTATCTTAAAAGGGCTCCATAAAAGGGTGCCGCGCCTTGCAACAACGGTCTATGTCAGGGACGACCCCTCCGCGGGATTTGTTCGTTCGGTCGCCGATGTCGGCGCTACCGCGTACTTCGTCGACCCGAACTTCGGCGATATTGGACATCCCGGGCTCGCTCGCTACTGCATCGGCGAGGTCAAAGAAGGTACGGGTGCTGGAGGTGCCCTGATGCTCGCCTATCTTATGGGTCACAAACCCGAGGAGATCACTCAAAAAGTCTATGATTTTGTCAGGCAGTATGCCTGA